In a single window of the Bactrocera dorsalis isolate Fly_Bdor chromosome 2, ASM2337382v1, whole genome shotgun sequence genome:
- the LOC105230446 gene encoding short-chain specific acyl-CoA dehydrogenase, mitochondrial, translating into MQSLVYVGKFLGRHGTLQNPAIRRIACLSALSDTHQMLQKTCRDFVNAEIVPKAAKHDREHLYPEDQLKKMGELGLMSITTPEEYGGTGLDYLAYSIAMEEISRGCASCGVIMSVNNSLFLGPILAYGTQKQKDFWLKPYTSGDKVGFFALSEPGNGSDAGAASTTATEKSDRYILNGTKMWITSGFEAGAGILFATTDKSLKHKGISAFIVPKGLKGFTLGKKEDKLGIRASSTCQLIFEDCEIPKENILGKSGYGFKIAMQSLDAGRIGIASQALGIAQASLELATNYAQNRNSFGKPIAKLQIIQQKLADMALRVESSRLLVWRTAWLKDNGKSYTKEAAMAKVAASEAATFCSHQCIQVLGGMGYVSDMAAERYYRDARITEIYEGTSEIQRLVIAGQVLKELAV; encoded by the exons ATGCAGTCGCTCGTTTATGTAGGCAAATTTCTAG GCCGCCATGGTACTCTTCAGAATCCTGCAATAAGGCGTATTGCCTGCTTATCTGCTCTGTCTGATACTCATCAAATGTTACAGAAAACATGTAGAGATTTTGTTAATGCGGAAATCGTACCAAAAGCAGCTAAACATGATCGTGAACATTTATATCCTGAAgatcagttaaaaaaaatgggTGAACTGGGACTTATGTCCATAACAACTCCAGAAGAATACG GCGGCACGGGCTTGGACTATTTGGCATATAGTATAGCAATGGAAGAAATATCTCGTGGATGCGCATCATGTGGTGTGATAATGTCTGTTAATAACTCGCTATTTTTAGGACCAATTCTTGCGTATGGGACACAAAAGCAAAAAGATTTTTGGTTGAAACCTTACACCTCTGGAGACAAAGTCGGTTTTTTTGCGCTATCAGAACCTGGAAATGGTTCTGATGCAGGTGCTGCCTCTACAACCGCAACTGAAAAGAGTGATCGCTATATTTTAAATGGTACGAAAATGTGGATAACCAGTGGTTTTGAAGCTGGAGCTGGCATACTTTTCGCCACTACAGATAAATCCTTGAAGCACAAAGGAATATCAGCTTTTATAGTTCCCAAAGGCTTAAAAGGTTTTACACTTGGAAAAAAAGAGGACAAACTAGGAATACGAGCAAGTTCTACATGCCAGCTAATTtttgaagattgcgaaattccgaaagaaaatattttaggtaAGTCTGGTTATGGATTCAAAATTGCAATGCAATCTTTGGACGCAGGTCGAATTGGTATTGCAAGTCAAGCGCTAGGTATAGCTCAAGCCTCGTTAGAACTGGCGACAAATTATGCGCAAAATCGTAATTCTTTTGGCAAACCGATTGCTAAATTACAAATTATCCAACAAAAGCTGGCGGACATGGCGCTAAGGGTAGAATCATCACGATTGCTAGTTTGGCGTACAGCTTGGCTGAAAGATAATGGTAAATCATATACGAAAGAAGCTGCAATGGCAAAAGTAGCTGCATCTGAAGCAGCTACATTCTGTTCACATCAATGCATTCAAGTTTTAGGAGGCATGGGTTACGTTAGCGATATGGCAGCTGAGCGTTACTATCGTGACGCGCGCATTACGGAAATATACGAAGGTACATCCGAAATACAACGCCTGGTAATTGCAGGACAGGTACTGAAAGAACTTGCTGTTTGA
- the LOC105230445 gene encoding signal peptide peptidase-like 3, producing MSHGIVSGGAGAAVVDSSSLNAQSATTEYREVHWTSNVMDSSRVSTCLISMLLIVYGSFRSLNIEQEAREREQKKRSESMMNLLTGEPVEQETSKFATLDTMHALCLPLGASVSLLVMFFFFDSMQLLFAVCTAIIATVALAFLLLPMCQYIIRPCTDGNRISFGICGRFTAAELFSFALSVSIVCIWVLTGHWLLMDAMGMGLCVAFIAFVRLPSLKVSTLLLTGLLIYDVFWVFFSSYIFSTNVMVKVATRPADNPVGIVARKLNLGGIVKEPPKLNLPGKLVFPSIHNSGHFSMLGLGDIVMPGLLLCFVLRYDAYKKSQGITTDPTLQPPKGVGSRLTYFHCSLLGYFLGLLTATVSSEVFKAAQPALLYLVPFTLLPLLTMAYLKGDLRRMWSEPFITQQPSKQLEV from the exons ATGTCGCACGGCATAGTGAGCGGGGGAGCAGGAGCAGCAGTCGTCGATAGCAGTAGTCTTAACGCACAGTCCGCTACCACAGAATATCGCGAAGTACATTGGACATCGAATGTCATGGATTCTTCACGCGTCTCCACTTGTCTCATTTCGATGCTGTTGATCGTGTATGGCAGTTTTCGTAGTTTGAATATTGAACAGGAGGCTCGTGAACGTGAACAGAAGAAGCGTAGTGAATCAATGATGAATTTATTAACAGGGGAACCTGTGGAACAAGAGACCA gCAAATTCGCAACGCTCGATACAATGCATGCATTGTGCTTGCCACTCGGAGCTTCAGTTTCATTGTTggttatgtttttctttttcgattCAATGCAATTACTTTTCGCCGTTTGTACAGCAA TAATTGCAACGGTGGCTTTAGCCTTTCTGCTATTGCCCATGTGTCAGTACATAATACGACCATGCACCGATGGTAATCGCATATCGTTTGGTATATGTGGTCGCTTTACTGCAGCTGAATTATTCAGTTTTGCGCTCTCTGTGTCAATTGTATGCATTTGGGTACTCACCGGACATTGGCTGTTAATGGATG CAATGGGCATGGGTCTATGTGTGGCATTTATCGCTTTTGTACGCCTGCCAAGTCTTAAGGTGTCTACACTTTTGCTAACTGGACTGCTCATCTACGACGTCTTCTGGGTTTTCTTTTCATCGTATATTTTTAGCACAAACGTGATGGTTAAGGTGGCCACCAGGCCTGCTGACAATCCGGTCGGCATAGTAGCGCGAAAACTAAACTTGGGGGGTATTGTGAAAGAGCCACCGAAACTTAACTTGCCAGGCAAATTGGTTTTTCCAAGCATACACAATAGTGGACATTTTTCAATGTTGGGTCTAGGTGATATTGTGATGCCGGGTTTACTGTTATGCTTTGTTTTGCGTTATGATGCATATAAGAAATCGCAGGGGATAACTACGGATCCCACGTTGCAGCCACCGAAAGGAGTCGGTTCGAGGCTTACCTACTTTCACTGTTCCTTATTGGG CTACTTTCTTGGGCTGCTAACCGCTACCGTAAGCTCAGAAGTTTTCAAAGCAGCACAACCGGCATTATTATACTTGGTGCCGTTCACGTTATTGCCGTTGTTGACTATGGCTTATCTCAAG GGCGACTTGCGACGCATGTGGAGTGAACCGTTCATCACGCAACAACCATCAAAGCAACTGGAAGTCTGA